A stretch of DNA from Misgurnus anguillicaudatus chromosome 15, ASM2758022v2, whole genome shotgun sequence:
taaatgtttttgtacaGACAAACGACAATATAGACACAAGTAGAAAGACAATATTGGCACTGTATTAACTTGACAATTTCTTCATTATATGGGTATACATTTGTACAGTGTATTTTACgatgtaaatgcaaaaataatactttgTCATGCAATATTTAGACGGTAGCAGTGTCTGCCTTTTGTTGTGTGAGTACATTGCGCCATCTACAGGCAGTTTATTCCATTTAAGATGCAGAGACAGTAGTTCAGAACTTGCTCCACCCTTCATTCAATGACAAAATTCATTCATCTTTATAAAGATAAATACAAAATTACACAGACATGATACTGGCCAAGTGAAGGAAATATGCATACATTTATAATGCAAAAGCCTGTCACAGTACAGATAAAAttattgtataatttatttgctgccttaaatttttttatttacaagtcatttcaactactattatttatctttacttacttcaactatattttaaaagttataacaactcatctctagtcaagataagttaaaatgacttgtaaatgagttgattaaacaaaaaaataccaGGCAGCAAATaagtttttacagtgcagtgttTTCTACTTTTTTCACTTGCAAACGTGAATTTCTTCTTGTTTTTAATACAGCTATTCTAGTTTTGATAATTTTAAAGCTTAAACATCAAGTAAAGTATTTTAAATGCAATGTAATtgccttgttttttttaatgccacgCATCAACACAGAGTGAGTTTTACAGAATTTCTCTGTTCCTGGATCAGGAACTAACTATGAGCAACCAATAACATGACATACAAGACATCGAATTAAGTCATCAAACACAATGAGATAATGACTGTCAGATAATGTGCTGCAGATGTGGCAGTACTGTGTTACCCAGATGGAGCTTTTGTTTGCATCCGTTTAATATTAGACACATAATAACACCATCACATTTTCACTCCTACACTTCTTACATTAGTTTTGTTAATTTCTACAGACTTTGACTAAAAAATctgcttttaaataaaatactctACCTCTTCACAGATCAGCTGGACCTATACTCTTAAAAATCAAGCTTGTTAAAGGGGTCTTTGCAGCGATGCCATAACAAAACCATTTCTGGTTCTCCAGTGAAAAATCCAAGTTCTTCATACCTTTTTGTAGTCAGTAGGACCTTTAATCACTACAAAGAAGCTTAACATAAAGGTTTTCATTTTGAAGACCCTTTTGGAAACTTGATTTTTAAGAGATTTGGTAACTGAATTAAACCCAGCCAGGAAAAATCTGGCAAACTCACCATCCACATTCCCCCATTCACAGGGTATAAAAaccctttaaatgtttttattacagaaACACTATATGAGTCAAAAGTCACATTCCTTTAGTAAATCTTCGatgtacacacacacttcatGGTTTTTGTATTGCTTCATACACGAAACATCATTGATATATTATAGGAGCTAATGTTTAAACTTCATGGTGTGCATAATACTCAAATATAGCATAGCACATGGTCTACGTGTATTTTAATACAATTTAAGGCCCACTCACAACAActcttacgaaaattaaccatgggtttttgtggtaaaagtgaagtaagttttttttgtgtattgattactactagcaaaaccatggttttactatggTGTTCGAAAACCAtgcacagcaagaaggtccccgcTTTGAGCCCCAGCTAGGTCAGGTGccttgcatgttctccctgtgtcagtgtGGGTGGTTTGGTACTCCGgattcctcccacaggccaaaataTGCAAGTTGggtgaattggagataccaaaCTGCCCCTCCCCTAACCTGTGTGATGATCAACTTGTTTATGGATTAACCGGTTCTTGCCATaaatagccatagatgctggaatggcatgACGAATAAAGAAATACCATGGTTCCCAAAAGCAtgattattttgtggtaaccatgtttttgtaaCTGaggtaaaaccatggttaattttcataagggtaaGTCAAATTACTTCTGCTCTTTCTGTGAAGTGATCTTAAGTAGTAAAGTTCGTGTACTGCGTCTGTATTTGGGTTGGGTGAAGTAAAACAGAATAGGATCCAGTACGCTGTTCATACTGGCAAAGGGTCTGGTGCTTTTGTAGACCACCGACAACAAGTTCCTCAGTTCACATGATGCTGTGGGAAAGGTCCTCACCAACAGGTAAAGCGTCTTTGTCAGGTGAAATGGCAGAAAGCTGATCGCAAATACTAACATTACGATGATGATCATCTTAACAGCTTTAGTCTTTGCCTCCGACGAGTCTCCTCTAGCTTCGCATGGTTGGCAAAGAACCTTCGCCATTTTACAGTAAAGCACCAAGATGACCACAAAGGGTAAGACGAAGCCCAGACACGTCAATGCGATGCCGTAGGGAAAATACTCGAGCGCGCGCTCCGGCACGCTCAGGTCGTAGCACACCGTGCGGTTGCGCTGGGTGCCGGTGGCGGCGAATTCGAACGTAGGGGCGCAAAGCACCGCCACGGCCACCCAGACGCACGCGCAGATGATCCAGGCCAGCTTGCGCCCGCCTCGTCTGGGCCACGGCGTCAGCGGGTGACAGATTCCCAGGTAACGCTGGAAACTGATGCAGGTGAGGAAGAAGATGCTGCCGTGCAGGTTGCTGTAGAACTGAAAGCGAACCATGCGACAGGCGAGGTCTCCAAACGGCCAGTAGTCTTTGCTGGCGTAGTTGTAGACGAGGAGCGGCAGTGAGCAGACGTACAGAAAGTCCGCAACCGCCAGATTCAGCATGTAGATCTTGGTGCGCGTCAGTGCGCGCCGACAGTTCCAGATGCGCAGGATGATGATGAAGTTGAGCGGCAGACCGAGGATGAAGACCAGGCTGTAGATGCATGGGAGGAGGTAGCGCTTAAAGTCTTCATTATAGGTGCAGGAGGGCAGAGACTGAGTGGAAATGTTTGGAGACGTCATCTCGACGGAATCTGCCTCACATTCTGAAAAACAGAAGAAACAAATATTCATGTCTATGGATTGATATGCCATCATTATTTCATTCATCAACATTAGCTACtgctatttaaattatttactgAAATATCTATCACTAAAAATGAAACATTGGTGTTGCTCATCCATATGCCTCAAACAAACTTGCTAAAAAGGAGGTTGGTATTAAGGATAAAAAGCCTTAAATGTTTTGCCCAAGTGttcccaagctgtcactagggACATTActatttcaaaaagtacacatttgcacctgagtgcatattagtaccccaaaggtacatatttgtaccaaaagtatacatatttgtatatatcaagaactttttaaagggtactgccccagttgGGAACagtttttgacaattttttctaCTAGGGTGTAGAGTCCCAAAAACTATGCATCCATTtagtgtgtgtatttatatagtCCATATCAAGACAAAACCAAAATTCAGTAAAAATACAGCCTAACTAGTGTGAATAAGCTCTCCATGCCTTTTGACTAGGTTTTGCAATACCATGTTTAACTATTCACGGCCACCACCTCATCATCCAgcaatttatgtaaaaaatgtcaATAAACATTTTACACGTTAGAGATGTTGCTTAAAATGATTCATGTATGCAGCAAGGGAAATTTTTTAGACATTCAGTAAAAGCACATTAAAAGTCACATGGTTGAAATATACAATATTTAGGCTTATACATTTGACTTGCATAGTTGGTCACATAATAAGTAGTATTTATACGTACATTTATATCAAAATGTAATGGAAATTTTTGGCATTCTTTAGCAGTGGAATGTGTCTGCGTGTTGTTTTTGAATTTTAATGTCAGGGGTCTTGGGTAAATAACCAAGCGAACAGGAAGAGGGACACTGATATGAGAACCGATGTAAGATCATCTAGAATTTActgtgtttttatatgaatataaacaatCTGATTGCACAAACAATCTTCAGGAAGAATTTCCTTGTTTATAACTGCTATATTTGGCTATGTTCTTGTGGCTAAAATgtactgtaataataaaatgtagtgACCTTAAATTTATTTACACCACTTATCAGATGAGCCACCTTAAAGCTGCAGTGTCTAATTTTAGTGTCGCCTCTAGTGGCAACAAATGGAAttgcaaaaataaagattttgtcAGGTTTACAAAACACTCCCCATCCTTCATTATCAaacaggggtgcgtttccctaAAGCATCGTTAGCTAACTACCATTGAACCCTATTGGTAACGACAGAATTGCGAccaaaaaaaggtttaaaactgtaccttttctgtcactggggtggtaccctaaggtactgttttgtacctttacagttACATACTAAACACAATACAATGTTGTGTACTTTTAAAGGTAAagttaactgttttgtacccctaaaatttaactggtacaaaattgttccaTAAGATAAACAATAGGGTATAACaatagggtaccaccccagtgacagaaaaaggtacaattttgtaccttttttgtgAAAGTGAACGCACCCCTGATGAGTATAAATGAAAGTGAAACAAAGAGATGCACCGATTGCAATTTTCTTGGCTGATTCAGATTTTTCTGTATGTGTGATCTGCCGAAACCGATTTTCTTTCAAAGAGCTACAAACAAAAATTCTTTGTAAGCCTacatattaaaaataacaaggaactatgcttctaatcacaggtgaagagctgtcgttcaaaccacacaagtttgtgatgcagtttgcgaatgttagtttgaactatggtttcgggaaacaccaaatcgttgaactttgtcagtaacGATGAAACTTAAGAGAGTAgttaacgatgcttttgggaaacgcaccgcAGATCATTATAAATGAAAGTGGAACAAACCAGCAATGCACCAATTGCAATTTTCTTGGCCgattcagatttttttgcaaattaatGAAATATCTTGAAATTAAACAACAGAGAACT
This window harbors:
- the LOC129419417 gene encoding P2Y purinoceptor 3, giving the protein MTSPNISTQSLPSCTYNEDFKRYLLPCIYSLVFILGLPLNFIIILRIWNCRRALTRTKIYMLNLAVADFLYVCSLPLLVYNYASKDYWPFGDLACRMVRFQFYSNLHGSIFFLTCISFQRYLGICHPLTPWPRRGGRKLAWIICACVWVAVAVLCAPTFEFAATGTQRNRTVCYDLSVPERALEYFPYGIALTCLGFVLPFVVILVLYCKMAKVLCQPCEARGDSSEAKTKAVKMIIIVMLVFAISFLPFHLTKTLYLLVRTFPTASCELRNLLSVVYKSTRPFASMNSVLDPILFYFTQPKYRRSTRTLLLKITSQKEQK